In Spea bombifrons isolate aSpeBom1 chromosome 12, aSpeBom1.2.pri, whole genome shotgun sequence, the following proteins share a genomic window:
- the VPS26B gene encoding vacuolar protein sorting-associated protein 26B, whose protein sequence is MSFFGFGPAAELDIALTDGESRRRVEHKSEDGKKDKYYLFYDGETVSGRVTVTLRNPGKRLEHQGLKIEFIGQIELYYDRGNHHEFVSLVKDLARPGEISQSQSFDFEFTHVEKPYESYTGQNVKLRYFLRATLSRRLNDVVKEMDIVVHTLSTYPELNSSIKMEVGIEDCLHIEFEYNKSKYHLKDVIVGKIYFLLVRIKIKHMEIDIIKRETTGTGPNVYHENDTIAKYEIMDGAPVRGESIPIRLFLAGYELTPTMRDINKKFSVRYYLNLVLIDEEERRYFKQQEVVLWRKGDIVRKSMSHQAAIASQRFEGTSHPECRAQHSGAAAGDPENE, encoded by the exons ATGAGCTTCTTCGGTTTTGGGCCAGCTGCGGAGCTGGACATCGCGCTGACGGACGGGGAGAGCCGCCGCCGGGTGGAGCACAAGAGCGAGGACGGCAAGAAGGACAAGTACTATCTGTTCTATGACGGGGAGACCGTGTCCGGCCGGGTGACCGTCACCCTCAGGAACCCGGGCAAGAGGCTGGAGCACCAGGGCCTCAAGATCGAGTTCATCGGTCAGATCG AGCTCTACTACGACCGTGGGAATCACCACGAGTTTGTGTCGTTAGTGAAGGACTTGGCTCGGCCCGGAGAGATCTCCCAATCGCAGAGCTTCGACTTTGAATTCACCCACGTGGAGAAGCCGTACGAGTCGTACACCGGTCAGAACGTGAAGCTACG GTATTTTCTACGCGCCACCCTCAGCCGGCGTCTGAACGATGTGGTGAAAGAGATGGACATCGTGGTGCACACGCTCAGCACGTACCCCGAGCTCAACTCTTCCATCAAGATGGAAGTGGGGATCGAGGACTGTCTGCACATTGAGTTTGAATACAACAAGTCCAA GTACCACCTCAAAGATGTCATTGTGGGGAAAATCTACTTCCTCCTCGTACGGATCAAAATCAAACACATGGAGATCGATATCATCAAGCGAGAGACGACGGGCACGGGGCCAAACGTCTACCACGAAAACGACACAATCGCCAAGTACGAAATCATGGACGGCGCCCCCGTAAGAG ggGAATCCATCCCAATTCGGCTTTTCCTTGCTGGGTACGAGCTCACGCCGACCATGAGGGACATCAATAAGAAATTCAGCGTTCGCTATTACCTCAACCTGGTGCTGATTGACGAGGAGGAGCGGCGTTATTTCAAACAGCAG GAGGTGGTGTTATGGCGTAAAGGAGACATTGTAAGGAAGAGTATGTCTCACCAGGCCGCTATCGCATCTCAGCGGTTCGAGGGGACGAGTCACCCGGAGTGCAGAGCGCAGCACAGCGGAGCCGCCGCGGGGGACCCGGAGAACGAGTGA
- the THYN1 gene encoding thymocyte nuclear protein 1 gives MKSEPETRMEKGVDMKFGIEDLKVQPNQTACWDGVRNYQARNFMKAMKVGQLAFFYHSNCKEPGVAGIVKIVKEAYADHTQFDPKNPHYDSSSSPENPRWFMVDVRFERMLKRYIPLAELKQIHQKHKTSGGPLQNLALFTRARLSVQPLTQEEFDFVVSLEDEDLS, from the exons tTTGGAAtagaggatttaaaggtccagCCCAATCAGACCGCCTGCTGGGATGGGGTCCGGAATTACCAG GCACGGAACTTCATGAAAGCCATGAAAGTCGGCCAGCTTGCGTTTTTCTATCACAGTAACTGCAAGGAGCCCGGCGTCGCTGGTATCGTCAAG ATTGTAAAGGAAGCCTATGCAGATCACACCCAATTTGATCCAAAAAATCCACATTATGATTCTTCCAGCAGCCCAGAAAACCCCAGGTGGTTCATG GTGGATGTGCGGTTTGAACGGATGCTGAAACGTTACATTCCCCTGGCGGAGCTGAAGCAGATTCACCAGAAACACAAGACCTCGGGGGGTCCGCTGCAGAACTTGGCTCTCTTCACCAGGGCCAGGCTGTCTGTGCAGCCCCTGACACAAG AGGAATTTGATTTCGTCGTAAGCCTAGAAGATGAAGATTTAAGCTGA